A genomic region of Methylobacterium durans contains the following coding sequences:
- a CDS encoding IS630 family transposase (programmed frameshift), with the protein MPSPLSVDLRERVVAAVAAGASCRRVAARFGVSVSSASRWSERFRNEGQLASKPMGGDHTSKRIEAHAALILATSKQEPRLFLRELRDRLAEQGVQTSTSGLSRFFQRHGISWKKGPTHAAEQERADVRAAREAWFEAQPELDPDRLVFLDETAAATNMARRYGWAPRGERCRLAAPWGHYKTTTITAALRTSGLCATALLDGPTNGRRFRSYVTETLIPVLQPGDIVVMDNLPAHKVAGVQAAIEATGARLMYLPSYSPDLNPIEQAFAKLKALLRSAAARTIPDLWAAIRQALSCFTPQECRNYLAAAGYEDDLAVAT; encoded by the exons ATGCCTTCACCGTTGTCTGTGGACCTGCGCGAGCGTGTCGTGGCTGCCGTGGCGGCGGGTGCCTCCTGCCGTCGCGTCGCCGCTCGCTTCGGGGTCAGCGTGTCGAGCGCCAGCCGCTGGTCGGAGCGCTTCCGCAATGAGGGCCAACTCGCCTCCAAGCCGATGGGCGGCGATCACACCTCGAAGCGGATTGAGGCGCATGCCGCGCTCATCCTGGCGACCTCGAAGCAGGAGCCGCGCCTCTTCCTGCGTGAGCTGCGCGACCGACTGGCCGAGCAGGGCGTGCAGACCAGCACGAGCGGGTTGTCACGCTTCTTCCAGCGGCACGGGATCAGCTGGAAAAAGGGGC CGACGCACGCAGCTGAGCAGGAGCGCGCGGACGTAAGAGCGGCCCGCGAGGCGTGGTTCGAGGCCCAGCCCGAGCTCGACCCGGACCGGCTGGTGTTCTTGGACGAGACCGCGGCTGCCACCAACATGGCGCGACGCTACGGTTGGGCCCCGCGCGGCGAGCGCTGCCGGCTCGCAGCGCCGTGGGGGCATTACAAAACCACCACCATCACCGCCGCCCTGCGCACGAGTGGGCTGTGCGCCACCGCGCTTCTTGACGGTCCCACCAACGGCAGGCGCTTTCGCAGCTACGTCACCGAGACCCTAATCCCGGTGCTGCAGCCGGGCGACATCGTCGTCATGGACAACCTGCCAGCCCACAAGGTCGCCGGCGTGCAGGCCGCGATCGAGGCCACAGGGGCCAGGCTCATGTACCTGCCGTCCTACAGCCCCGATCTCAACCCGATCGAGCAGGCCTTCGCCAAGCTCAAGGCCCTGTTGCGCAGCGCAGCAGCCCGCACCATCCCGGATCTCTGGGCAGCGATCCGGCAGGCCCTCTCGTGCTTCACCCCGCAGGAGTGCCGCAACTACCTCGCCGCAGCCGGCTACGAAGACGACTTGGCCGTCGCTACCTGA
- a CDS encoding IS630 family transposase (programmed frameshift), whose translation MPSPLSVDLRERVVAAVAAGASCHRAAARFGVSVSSASRWCGQSARDGHVAPKPMGGDHTSQRIEAHAGLILAISSHEPRLFLRELRDRLAEQGVQTSTSGLSRFFARHGISWKKGPTHAAEQERADVRAAREAWFEAQPELDPDRLVFLDETAAATNMARRYGRAPRGERCRLAAPQGHYKTTTVTAALHTRGLCATALLDGPTNGTRFRNYVTETLIPVLQPGNIVVMDNLPAHKVAGVQDAIEAAGARLMYLPSYSPDLNPIERAFAKLKALLRSAAARTIPDLWAAIRQAFTRFTPQECRNYLAAAGYEDDLAVAT comes from the exons ATGCCTTCACCCTTGTCTGTGGACCTGCGCGAGCGCGTCGTGGCTGCCGTGGCGGCAGGTGCCTCCTGCCATCGCGCTGCAGCCCGCTTCGGGGTCAGCGTGTCGAGTGCCAGCCGCTGGTGCGGGCAGTCTGCCCGAGACGGGCACGTCGCGCCAAAGCCGATGGGCGGCGATCACACCTCACAGCGGATCGAGGCGCATGCCGGGCTCATCCTGGCGATCTCTAGCCACGAGCCGCGTCTCTTCCTGCGTGAGTTGCGCGACCGGCTCGCTGAGCAGGGCGTGCAGACCAGCACGAGCGGTCTGTCACGCTTCTTTGCCCGCCACGGGATCAGCTGGAAAAAGGGGC CGACGCACGCAGCCGAGCAGGAGCGTGCTGACGTAAGAGCGGCCCGCGAGGCTTGGTTTGAGGCCCAGCCCGAACTCGACCCGGACCGGCTGGTGTTCCTGGACGAGACGGCCGCGGCCACCAACATGGCGCGCCGCTACGGCCGGGCGCCACGCGGCGAGCGCTGCCGGCTCGCAGCCCCGCAGGGACATTACAAAACCACGACCGTCACGGCCGCCCTGCACACCCGCGGGCTGTGTGCCACCGCACTGTTGGATGGCCCCACGAACGGCACGCGCTTTCGCAACTACGTCACCGAGACCCTGATCCCGGTGCTGCAGCCTGGCAACATCGTCGTCATGGACAACCTGCCCGCCCACAAGGTCGCGGGCGTGCAGGACGCGATCGAGGCTGCGGGAGCGCGGCTCATGTACCTGCCATCCTACAGCCCTGATCTCAACCCGATCGAACGAGCCTTCGCCAAGCTCAAGGCGCTGTTGCGCAGCGCAGCAGCCCGCACCATCCCAGACCTCTGGGCGGCGATCCGGCAGGCTTTCACCCGCTTCACCCCGCAGGAGTGCCGCAACTACCTCGCCGCAGCTGGGTACGAGGACGACTTGGCCGTCGCTACGTGA
- a CDS encoding IS1182 family transposase, with protein MSLRLQSPLPPVPEDTARVAQIAFRRGNPYLLLRTRLGTIFADTEFADLYPARGQPAYAPWRLALVTLLQFREGLSDRQAAEAVRARIDWKYLLALDLTDPGFDYSVLCEFRGRLLQHDATGRLLARILDAARDQGVLKGRGRQRTDSTHVLAAVRDLNRIELLAETLRAALNAVAALVPDWLRRVVPSDWHERYDRRIEDARLPTTGLKREVYVLQVGADGCRLLDALDGADAPPLAVALPSVAVLRRVWARHFARAGDGSPLAGAGIRLRPVQGRGPGDRIESPYDVDARFRAKSGTDWTGYMVHLTETCDPDLPRLVVHTDTTPANVHEAMRTAAIHAALASSGLLPCEHLVDAAYVSAEHLVTARERHGIALIGPTRPNQSWQMREEDAFQVTDFAVDWERHRVRCPEGHESTSWGAYRDKASGRPFIRAGFKPAVCRLCPAKPRCTRAASRRLSLHPRAEHEALAAARQRQESEEGRRLYGQRQGIEATIAQGVRSFGLRRARYRGLAKTTLQSVATAAALNVDRLAAWLSLRPLAPTRTSRFKALTA; from the coding sequence ATGTCGCTCCGGTTGCAATCACCGCTCCCACCTGTGCCTGAAGATACCGCTCGCGTCGCCCAGATCGCGTTCCGACGCGGCAATCCCTATCTGCTCCTGCGCACCCGCCTCGGCACCATCTTCGCCGACACTGAGTTCGCCGACCTCTATCCCGCGCGCGGCCAGCCCGCCTACGCACCCTGGCGTCTGGCCCTCGTCACGCTCCTGCAGTTCCGGGAAGGACTGAGCGACCGCCAGGCCGCCGAGGCAGTCCGTGCTCGCATCGACTGGAAGTACCTGCTCGCCCTCGACCTCACCGATCCAGGCTTCGACTACAGTGTCTTGTGCGAGTTCCGCGGCCGGCTGCTGCAGCACGATGCCACCGGACGGCTGCTGGCCCGCATCCTCGACGCCGCACGCGACCAGGGCGTGCTCAAGGGGCGCGGGCGCCAACGCACCGACAGCACCCACGTGCTCGCCGCGGTGCGCGACCTCAACCGGATCGAACTGCTGGCCGAGACGCTGCGCGCGGCTCTCAACGCGGTCGCAGCCCTTGTCCCCGACTGGCTGCGCCGGGTCGTCCCATCCGACTGGCACGAGCGCTACGATCGCCGGATCGAGGATGCGCGCCTGCCCACGACCGGCCTCAAACGCGAGGTTTACGTGCTCCAGGTCGGGGCCGACGGCTGCCGCCTGCTCGACGCGCTGGATGGCGCGGACGCCCCGCCACTCGCTGTCGCCTTGCCATCCGTCGCCGTGCTGCGCCGGGTGTGGGCGCGGCACTTCGCGCGCGCAGGTGACGGCAGCCCACTTGCTGGGGCCGGCATCCGATTGCGCCCGGTGCAGGGGCGTGGACCCGGTGACCGGATCGAGTCGCCCTACGACGTCGATGCTCGGTTCCGGGCCAAGTCCGGAACCGACTGGACCGGCTACATGGTCCACCTGACTGAGACCTGCGACCCCGACCTGCCTCGGCTGGTCGTTCACACCGACACGACGCCAGCCAACGTGCACGAGGCGATGCGCACCGCCGCGATCCATGCCGCCCTGGCCAGCTCGGGACTGCTCCCTTGCGAGCACCTGGTCGACGCTGCCTACGTGAGCGCCGAGCATCTGGTCACGGCCCGCGAGCGGCATGGCATCGCCCTGATCGGCCCGACGCGGCCGAACCAGAGTTGGCAGATGCGTGAGGAGGATGCGTTCCAGGTCACCGACTTCGCGGTCGACTGGGAGCGCCACCGCGTGCGCTGCCCCGAGGGGCACGAGAGCACGAGTTGGGGCGCCTACCGGGACAAGGCGAGCGGACGCCCATTCATCCGCGCGGGCTTCAAGCCCGCCGTCTGCCGCCTATGCCCTGCCAAGCCGCGTTGTACCCGGGCGGCGAGCCGCCGCCTCAGCCTGCATCCGCGCGCCGAGCACGAGGCGTTGGCGGCTGCGCGGCAGCGGCAGGAGAGCGAGGAAGGCCGGCGGCTCTACGGGCAGCGGCAAGGCATCGAGGCGACGATCGCGCAAGGCGTACGCAGCTTCGGCCTGCGCCGGGCACGCTACCGCGGGCTGGCGAAGACGACCTTGCAGAGCGTGGCGACGGCAGCCGCTCTCAACGTCGATCGCCTCGCTGCCTGGCTCTCGCTGCGTCCGCTGGCACCCACGCGCACCTCACGCTTCAAGGCCCTCACGGCATAG
- a CDS encoding DUF6522 family protein produces MRLAFDLNGNWLVDEHELAEKLSADVKELRRLDKLGLVIIRIETGSGSDEGRSRVTVRTEQAGWEGIFDKTGALIDETRLQSRKPLNGFAH; encoded by the coding sequence GTGCGCCTGGCATTCGATCTGAATGGCAATTGGCTCGTCGATGAGCATGAGCTTGCCGAGAAACTCAGTGCCGATGTGAAGGAGCTGCGTCGTCTGGACAAACTAGGCCTCGTCATTATCCGCATCGAAACTGGTTCTGGTAGCGACGAGGGCAGGTCCCGAGTGACAGTGCGAACTGAGCAGGCTGGCTGGGAAGGCATCTTCGACAAAACGGGCGCTTTGATCGATGAGACCCGCCTGCAGTCCCGGAAGCCGCTGAACGGGTTCGCTCATTAG
- a CDS encoding FkbM family methyltransferase, with product MAAEHDVDKLVQSTFFKGAKEGGVLVEVGAARPNYLSISESFRALGWKIIAVEPNPVFCEEHRKLGHEILQYACSDHDEDEAEFYIVKSIDAVYMGGEVSYESWSSLGIRDRYAEVVKTVEDKTEVEPVRVKLRKLDTIMREHAPEVGEIDVLAIDVEGWEVEVLRGFSLDRYRPKVAIIENLFLDGAYEEHMKQFGYSLWETHHPNQIYVRNDILAAQA from the coding sequence ATGGCCGCCGAGCACGACGTCGACAAGCTGGTCCAGTCAACGTTCTTCAAGGGCGCAAAAGAGGGCGGCGTCCTCGTCGAGGTCGGTGCCGCACGTCCGAACTACTTGTCGATCAGCGAGAGCTTCCGGGCGCTCGGCTGGAAGATCATCGCGGTCGAGCCGAATCCGGTGTTCTGCGAGGAGCACCGGAAGCTCGGTCACGAGATCCTGCAGTACGCCTGTAGCGATCACGACGAAGACGAAGCCGAGTTCTACATCGTGAAGTCGATCGATGCCGTCTACATGGGCGGCGAGGTCAGCTACGAGTCCTGGTCCTCGCTCGGTATTCGCGACCGCTACGCCGAGGTCGTGAAGACGGTCGAGGACAAGACCGAGGTTGAGCCGGTCAGGGTCAAGCTGCGGAAGCTCGACACGATCATGCGGGAGCATGCACCGGAGGTCGGCGAGATCGATGTCCTGGCGATCGACGTCGAAGGCTGGGAAGTCGAGGTGCTGAGGGGCTTCAGCCTGGACCGCTATCGCCCGAAGGTCGCCATCATCGAGAACCTGTTCCTCGACGGAGCCTACGAGGAGCACATGAAGCAGTTCGGGTACTCGCTCTGGGAGACGCACCACCCGAACCAGATCTACGTGCGCAACGATATCCTGGCTGCGCAAGCGTAG
- the nusG gene encoding transcription termination/antitermination protein NusG produces the protein MSKTARRFKPSLTPTHFVTVPLTNDVPIKDEDRILPPAIEDRDEESWYAVTCGPRGERRTLNALMDAGLVAYVPMETLWLDEVRLKQKVKREVQRAMLPRYVFLCVPTGSRIWYDLRERHRDGRNVFGIAGIVMNDGQPCRIPTATLKQLAQEERDGWFDQRRRRALEMQRNPDLSGPALRAGDRLKVVGGPFTSYSGVAEADSGSGTVRALVDIFGRSTLVVVPLEQVENLSRDVATDPVGPTPLTRAEPYSGMALAQGRQVDWRAIEERRLRRQERVISAQAERRSRA, from the coding sequence ATGTCCAAGACCGCCCGCCGCTTCAAGCCGAGCCTCACGCCGACGCACTTCGTGACGGTGCCGCTGACGAACGATGTACCTATCAAGGACGAGGATCGCATCCTGCCGCCCGCGATTGAGGACCGGGACGAAGAGAGCTGGTACGCCGTCACCTGCGGACCGCGGGGCGAGCGCCGGACGCTCAACGCGCTCATGGATGCAGGGCTCGTCGCCTACGTCCCGATGGAGACGCTGTGGCTCGACGAGGTTCGCCTCAAGCAGAAGGTGAAGCGCGAGGTGCAGCGGGCGATGCTGCCGCGCTACGTCTTCCTCTGCGTTCCGACCGGCTCGCGGATCTGGTACGACCTCCGGGAGCGGCATCGCGACGGGCGCAACGTCTTCGGCATCGCCGGGATCGTGATGAACGATGGCCAGCCCTGCCGCATCCCCACCGCCACCCTCAAGCAGCTCGCCCAGGAAGAGCGCGACGGCTGGTTCGATCAGCGCCGCAGGCGCGCTCTCGAGATGCAGCGCAATCCGGACCTCTCCGGCCCAGCACTCAGAGCAGGGGACCGCCTGAAGGTGGTCGGCGGTCCTTTCACGAGCTACAGCGGCGTCGCCGAGGCCGACAGCGGTAGCGGTACCGTCCGCGCCCTCGTTGACATCTTCGGCCGCTCGACGCTTGTCGTCGTCCCGCTGGAGCAGGTCGAGAACCTGTCCCGCGACGTCGCTACTGATCCAGTCGGCCCGACGCCGCTCACGCGGGCTGAGCCCTATTCAGGAATGGCTCTGGCTCAAGGCAGGCAGGTCGACTGGCGCGCGATCGAGGAGCGCCGTCTCCGCCGGCAGGAGCGAGTGATCTCCGCACAAGCCGAGAGACGAAGTCGCGCCTGA
- a CDS encoding metallophosphoesterase: MPTYAIADLHGRFDLFTKAIAAITERGGGAVVFTGDYVDRGPESRQIIESLMAGPPPGQEWFPLKGNHEDMMVQVCRGRASVGWWMENGGAQTLLSYGHPPAGNVELSVVPREHLDWLDRLTILFRDGCRLFVHAGVDPMVALELQSEKKCLWMLYPEGFAGGHGDLHVVHGHHQFADGPKLYAGRTDLDTFAWYTGRLVIGVFEDDVPGGPVELIEIIGEPHELACQDAAES; the protein is encoded by the coding sequence ATGCCCACCTACGCCATCGCAGACCTGCACGGCCGCTTCGACCTCTTCACGAAAGCGATCGCCGCCATCACCGAGCGCGGCGGCGGCGCGGTCGTATTCACGGGCGACTATGTCGATCGCGGGCCCGAGAGCCGGCAGATCATCGAGTCCCTGATGGCTGGCCCGCCGCCAGGGCAGGAGTGGTTCCCCCTTAAGGGCAACCACGAGGACATGATGGTCCAGGTCTGCCGAGGGCGTGCCTCGGTCGGATGGTGGATGGAGAATGGCGGCGCCCAGACCCTGCTCTCCTACGGCCACCCACCGGCAGGGAACGTCGAGCTGTCCGTCGTTCCTCGCGAGCATCTGGACTGGCTCGACCGCCTCACGATCCTGTTCCGGGATGGTTGCCGCCTGTTCGTTCACGCAGGGGTCGACCCCATGGTCGCCCTGGAGCTTCAAAGCGAGAAGAAGTGCCTCTGGATGCTCTATCCAGAAGGTTTCGCGGGCGGCCACGGCGACCTGCACGTCGTCCATGGTCATCACCAGTTCGCCGACGGGCCCAAGCTCTACGCCGGCCGAACCGACCTCGACACCTTCGCCTGGTACACCGGCCGGCTCGTGATCGGCGTGTTCGAAGACGATGTGCCCGGCGGGCCGGTCGAGCTGATCGAGATCATCGGCGAGCCGCACGAACTGGCCTGCCAGGACGCCGCTGAGTCCTGA
- a CDS encoding helix-turn-helix domain-containing protein encodes MTWHDLIREAREAQGLSQAQLAKAVGVSQATINKIENESPQSTRALHALIAELKLDPTSFPPEAFGPGVGNAPAITRPIKFAGGSGPLPEFARDPAYWAAAAGLVGDVPLYAAAEGGEGALLIERDSIGTVKRPPLLQGVKDGYAIYLVGESMAPEFEPGDILMINPRLPVLANTSCVFYSTKAEEPSALVKRFLSATDEKWRVKQFRPEREFELDRAEWGTRHRIVTKDFRR; translated from the coding sequence ATGACGTGGCACGACCTCATCCGTGAAGCGCGCGAGGCTCAAGGCCTCAGCCAAGCTCAACTCGCAAAGGCCGTTGGCGTTTCTCAGGCGACGATCAACAAGATCGAGAACGAAAGCCCGCAGTCCACGCGAGCACTGCACGCGCTGATCGCAGAGTTGAAGCTCGATCCGACATCGTTCCCACCAGAAGCGTTTGGACCCGGCGTTGGGAATGCGCCAGCAATCACTCGACCGATTAAGTTTGCGGGCGGCAGTGGCCCCCTTCCGGAGTTTGCTCGCGACCCAGCGTACTGGGCGGCTGCGGCCGGCCTCGTGGGTGATGTGCCTCTCTACGCTGCCGCGGAGGGTGGCGAAGGCGCACTCCTGATCGAGCGCGATTCCATCGGTACTGTGAAGCGGCCACCCTTGTTGCAAGGCGTGAAGGATGGGTACGCAATTTATTTGGTCGGCGAATCGATGGCGCCAGAGTTTGAGCCTGGCGACATCCTGATGATCAACCCCAGATTGCCTGTCCTAGCGAACACCTCGTGCGTCTTTTACAGCACAAAAGCCGAAGAGCCCAGCGCGCTGGTAAAGCGATTCCTTAGTGCGACAGACGAGAAGTGGCGGGTCAAGCAGTTTCGCCCTGAGCGGGAATTTGAGTTGGATCGAGCTGAATGGGGCACGCGCCATCGGATTGTGACCAAGGATTTTCGCCGATAG
- a CDS encoding PilZ domain-containing protein: protein MQERRRTPRRRSYIGATIVFNNRCSTIDCLIRDMSDGGARLIFSDTINAPEQFDLVINKMGETRRVQMAWRQADQAGVTFLKQSAVELAAQEHARRLREVEADRTALRARVTELLGRE, encoded by the coding sequence ATGCAGGAGCGTCGCAGAACGCCACGTCGCCGCAGCTACATCGGCGCCACAATTGTGTTCAACAATCGCTGCTCTACCATCGACTGTCTCATTCGAGATATGTCTGATGGTGGCGCAAGATTGATTTTCAGCGACACCATAAATGCGCCCGAACAATTCGATCTTGTGATCAATAAGATGGGTGAAACCCGCCGCGTACAGATGGCATGGCGGCAGGCTGATCAGGCCGGCGTCACATTCCTGAAGCAGTCCGCCGTAGAGCTGGCCGCGCAGGAGCACGCACGAAGGCTCAGAGAAGTCGAGGCTGACCGTACCGCGCTGCGCGCCAGGGTCACCGAACTGCTGGGTCGCGAATGA
- the tnpC gene encoding IS66 family transposase: MGRSDLERLSREELIELVLRLQRPQKTSRTSSKPPSTDRKERREQAKPGGAKPGHEGHSRVLSEDPDAVVDHRPDRCACCGGALHGDLPAEVVSVSERIELPAVAPVVTRHRRLAVQCPSCGGRGVAPVPQAARGTPFGPRLHAVATYLKTFQALSYERLQAALSDLFGLTLSQGGLMNLLRRAQARFRPGREAAVAKLRRAEVVASDETGVRIEGSNSYHWVFHSTDAVVHTASPTRGAVVVREMMDGHRPAVWISDRYTAQQGHGVRHQTCLAHLARDVAYAVEVSADPVPLRLQFWLQAVFALAERVTDLAASTLAAKRRALERRLSDILSAPSRCDLTYELQARIGRARDQLLVFLDHPGTVAVTNNGCERLLRPAVVQRKMTNGYRAMWAATGEADIRTVVDTARLSGASPFATILATVA; encoded by the coding sequence ATGGGCCGCAGCGATCTCGAACGTCTGAGCCGGGAAGAACTGATCGAGCTGGTGCTGCGGCTGCAGCGCCCGCAGAAGACCTCGCGCACCTCCTCAAAGCCGCCGTCCACCGACCGCAAGGAGCGGCGGGAGCAGGCCAAGCCCGGCGGAGCCAAGCCCGGTCACGAGGGCCATAGCCGTGTGCTGAGCGAGGATCCCGACGCGGTCGTCGATCATCGTCCGGATCGGTGCGCGTGCTGCGGCGGCGCCTTGCACGGGGACCTTCCCGCCGAGGTCGTGAGCGTGTCCGAGCGGATCGAGTTGCCCGCCGTGGCGCCGGTGGTGACCCGGCATCGGCGGCTGGCCGTGCAGTGCCCGTCCTGCGGGGGGCGCGGCGTCGCGCCGGTGCCGCAGGCCGCGCGGGGCACGCCGTTTGGTCCGCGGCTGCACGCGGTGGCGACGTATCTGAAGACCTTCCAGGCTCTGTCCTACGAGCGGCTGCAGGCGGCGCTGTCGGATCTGTTCGGCCTGACGCTCAGTCAGGGCGGGCTGATGAACCTGCTCCGCCGCGCGCAGGCGCGCTTTCGGCCCGGCCGCGAGGCCGCCGTCGCAAAGCTGCGCCGTGCCGAGGTCGTCGCCTCGGACGAGACCGGGGTGCGCATCGAGGGCTCGAACTCCTATCACTGGGTCTTCCACTCGACGGACGCGGTGGTGCACACAGCCTCGCCGACGCGCGGCGCCGTCGTGGTGCGGGAGATGATGGACGGGCACCGGCCCGCGGTCTGGATCTCCGACCGCTACACCGCTCAGCAGGGTCATGGCGTCCGCCACCAGACCTGCCTGGCGCATCTCGCCCGCGACGTGGCCTACGCCGTCGAGGTGAGCGCCGATCCGGTGCCACTGCGCCTCCAGTTCTGGCTGCAGGCCGTGTTCGCCCTGGCCGAGCGCGTCACCGATCTGGCCGCCTCGACGCTCGCGGCCAAACGGCGGGCGCTGGAGCGGCGGCTTTCCGACATCCTGTCCGCCCCGAGCCGCTGTGACCTGACCTACGAACTGCAGGCCAGGATTGGTCGGGCCCGCGATCAACTCCTGGTCTTCCTCGATCATCCCGGCACGGTCGCGGTCACAAACAACGGCTGCGAGCGCCTGCTCCGTCCCGCCGTCGTGCAACGGAAGATGACCAATGGCTACCGTGCGATGTGGGCCGCTACCGGCGAGGCCGACATCCGCACCGTCGTCGACACCGCCCGCCTCTCCGGCGCCAGCCCGTTCGCGACGATCCTCGCCACCGTCGCCTGA
- a CDS encoding integrase, whose amino-acid sequence MRSRKRVGAVELPRYVWSRPNKIGRHYYSYTRHRGRDWAWPTIPIPFDPQTQEFWQRCKQCEALEAGQDGGEWRWSWRGPSGRLYPLPSPKAPEFWPAIDDAGKRDASRDGEDRKTFGALVEAYTAHKAYADLADLTKRDYDRHLREIVRIWGDEPVSALTAVDAQEAIDSFQSTPSVARYFRAVLSKLIGFGVPRGFATVNVVADTEKVEHEVEPHEPWPDWAFELFFEHARPALQLPVYSALYTGQRSVDVVPMARPAAGANAIELVARKTGRKVFVPIHSEYREILTRTHLDHPALHLREGGEPWTLAAYRTAWQRDFTSVNAKGTPTSAPAAKKAAMARLREAGLVFHGLRKNAVNMLLEAGGTEAEVSAIVEMSEQMVRHYSRDVNKRRLARNMMRKLEEGWAETRRNLFGEGASAR is encoded by the coding sequence GTGAGGAGCAGGAAGCGCGTCGGGGCGGTCGAGCTGCCTAGGTACGTCTGGAGCCGGCCGAACAAGATCGGGCGGCACTACTACAGCTACACCCGCCACCGCGGCCGCGACTGGGCGTGGCCCACGATCCCGATCCCGTTCGATCCGCAGACCCAGGAATTCTGGCAACGCTGCAAGCAGTGCGAGGCTCTGGAGGCGGGTCAGGATGGCGGTGAGTGGCGCTGGTCCTGGCGCGGGCCGAGCGGCCGCCTGTACCCCCTGCCCTCGCCCAAGGCGCCCGAGTTCTGGCCAGCGATCGACGATGCCGGGAAGCGCGACGCCTCGCGGGATGGCGAGGACCGGAAGACGTTCGGCGCGCTCGTCGAGGCCTACACCGCGCACAAGGCCTATGCTGACCTCGCCGACCTGACGAAGCGGGACTACGACCGGCACCTGCGCGAGATCGTGCGGATCTGGGGCGACGAGCCGGTCTCAGCGCTGACCGCAGTGGATGCCCAGGAAGCGATCGACAGCTTCCAGAGCACGCCCTCGGTCGCGCGCTACTTCCGCGCCGTGCTGTCCAAGCTAATCGGGTTCGGCGTGCCGCGCGGCTTCGCCACCGTGAACGTCGTGGCCGACACCGAGAAGGTCGAGCATGAGGTCGAGCCGCACGAGCCCTGGCCGGACTGGGCGTTCGAACTCTTCTTCGAGCATGCGCGGCCGGCCCTGCAGCTGCCGGTCTACTCGGCCCTCTACACCGGCCAGCGCTCGGTCGACGTGGTGCCGATGGCGCGCCCGGCCGCCGGCGCCAACGCGATCGAGCTCGTTGCGCGCAAGACCGGGAGGAAGGTCTTCGTGCCGATCCATTCCGAGTACCGCGAGATCTTGACGCGGACGCATCTCGACCACCCTGCCCTGCATCTGCGCGAGGGCGGCGAGCCGTGGACGCTGGCGGCCTATCGCACGGCTTGGCAGCGCGACTTCACCAGCGTGAACGCGAAGGGCACGCCGACATCGGCCCCGGCCGCGAAGAAGGCCGCGATGGCGCGCCTGCGCGAGGCCGGCCTCGTCTTCCACGGGCTGCGCAAGAACGCCGTGAACATGCTGCTGGAGGCCGGCGGCACCGAGGCTGAGGTATCGGCGATCGTCGAGATGTCCGAGCAGATGGTGCGGCATTACAGCCGCGACGTGAACAAGCGTCGGCTCGCCCGGAACATGATGCGCAAGCTCGAGGAGGGCTGGGCCGAGACGCGCCGCAACCTGTTCGGTGAAGGTGCCTCCGCGCGGTGA